Proteins encoded within one genomic window of Schaalia sp. HMT-172:
- a CDS encoding extracellular solute-binding protein, protein MLKKKMAAGVVALAMFSTLGLAACNGGGSGDSTNAGGGSASGSIPEPDVSCDVPAGNIDDSKIDTSKVEGEITFQTQGLQNDFGDFFKAKIKEFEDANPGVTINWTDQGGGAEFDQTITAQASNCKMADVVNVPSSTILALSKSNLLMDYDVKAPGIGDKFVPSIWDSTALGAGDHHTALPWYFGPYITTYNKEVFKRAGLDENMPPKTMDELFDAAAKVGADGQGDYGIYGSPEWYMIAQLHGMGVNLLNADKTAFDFADNEAAINYVTRLSELYASGAIPKDSLTGEPDPGKAYTDGNLAFGTPNASFLKSVKNNNATVYENTGVGPFPTNPGIKPVFEGQYIGVSVTTKNAPLAMKFAEWITNAENEYAWTHDGGAIIFPAATEALDKLVNNPPEIADDPVFKAAYEEAAKAAKDAEAYTDVFYATGAVKDALVENVNKAIRGEVDPKTALKTAQDQMNEKLKALGD, encoded by the coding sequence ATGTTGAAGAAGAAGATGGCGGCGGGCGTTGTTGCCCTGGCCATGTTCAGCACCCTCGGCCTGGCCGCCTGCAACGGTGGCGGCTCTGGCGACAGCACCAACGCCGGCGGCGGATCCGCTTCCGGCTCCATCCCCGAGCCCGACGTCTCCTGCGACGTTCCCGCGGGCAACATCGACGACTCGAAGATCGACACCTCGAAGGTCGAAGGCGAAATCACCTTCCAGACCCAGGGCCTGCAGAACGACTTCGGCGACTTCTTCAAGGCCAAGATCAAAGAATTCGAGGACGCCAACCCCGGCGTGACGATCAACTGGACCGACCAGGGCGGCGGCGCCGAGTTCGACCAGACCATCACGGCCCAGGCCTCGAACTGCAAGATGGCGGACGTCGTCAACGTCCCCTCTTCCACGATCCTCGCCCTGTCCAAGTCCAACCTCCTCATGGACTACGACGTCAAGGCCCCCGGCATCGGCGACAAGTTCGTTCCGTCCATTTGGGACTCCACCGCCCTGGGTGCGGGTGACCACCACACGGCCCTGCCCTGGTACTTCGGTCCCTACATCACCACCTACAACAAGGAGGTGTTCAAGCGCGCCGGACTCGATGAGAACATGCCGCCCAAGACCATGGACGAGCTCTTCGACGCCGCCGCCAAGGTGGGCGCCGACGGACAGGGTGACTACGGCATCTACGGCTCGCCCGAGTGGTACATGATCGCTCAGCTGCACGGCATGGGCGTCAACCTGCTCAACGCGGACAAGACCGCCTTCGACTTCGCGGACAACGAGGCCGCCATCAACTACGTGACGCGCCTGTCCGAGCTCTACGCCTCCGGCGCCATCCCGAAGGACTCGCTGACCGGCGAGCCCGACCCGGGCAAGGCCTACACCGACGGCAACCTCGCTTTCGGTACCCCCAACGCCTCCTTCCTCAAGTCGGTCAAGAACAACAACGCGACCGTCTACGAGAACACCGGCGTCGGCCCCTTCCCGACCAACCCCGGCATCAAGCCCGTCTTCGAAGGTCAGTACATCGGCGTCTCGGTTACGACCAAGAACGCCCCCCTGGCCATGAAGTTCGCCGAGTGGATCACCAACGCTGAGAACGAGTACGCCTGGACGCACGACGGCGGCGCGATTATCTTCCCCGCTGCCACCGAGGCCCTCGACAAGCTCGTCAACAACCCGCCGGAGATCGCGGACGACCCGGTCTTCAAGGCCGCCTACGAGGAAGCCGCTAAGGCTGCCAAGGACGCAGAGGCCTACACCGACGTCTTCTACGCCACCGGCGCCGTGAAGGATGCCCTCGTCGAAAACGTCAACAAGGCCATCCGCGGCGAGGTTGATCCCAAGACCGCACTCAAGACCGCACAGGATCAGATGAACGAGAAGCTCAAGGCTCTCGGAGACTGA
- the glmM gene encoding phosphoglucosamine mutase — translation MPRMFGTDGVRGLANVDITADLALQLGEAAARQFGGARRADGSKPRAIIGRDTRISGEFLDHALAAGLASAGMDVTRIGVVTTPTVAHLTATEDTVDLGVMISASHNPMPDNGIKFFAHGGYKLADSVEDEIEALVNTEWERPTGDGVGEVNADHAWAKDSYLAHLVGAIGTDLRGMKIAIDCANGAASELGPAVFRELGADITVINAEPDGRNINLHAGSTHPEALQASVVEAGCEFGVAYDGDADRCLAVDHEGNLIDGDKIMGALAVNAKERGALAKDTLVVTVMSNLGLLIAMREAGITTVQTGVGDRYVLEEMLASGYSLGGEQSGHIIARDHATTGDGILSSLLVSRMVKESGRSLADLTSFIKRLPQTLINVGGVDRAAASSNQAVAEAVAVAEARLGDNGRVLLRPSGTEPLVRVMVEAATQEEADSVASSLADVVKENLAL, via the coding sequence ATGCCCAGGATGTTCGGCACGGACGGCGTGCGTGGACTGGCAAACGTTGACATCACCGCGGATCTCGCGCTCCAGCTCGGCGAGGCCGCCGCCCGCCAGTTCGGTGGGGCTCGGCGCGCGGACGGTTCGAAGCCCCGCGCGATCATTGGGCGTGACACGCGCATCTCGGGCGAGTTCCTCGATCACGCCCTCGCCGCTGGCTTGGCGAGCGCTGGCATGGATGTGACCCGCATCGGCGTCGTTACCACGCCCACTGTCGCGCATCTGACGGCTACCGAGGACACCGTTGACCTCGGCGTCATGATTTCCGCCTCCCACAATCCGATGCCCGATAACGGCATTAAGTTCTTCGCGCACGGCGGTTACAAGCTCGCCGATTCCGTTGAGGATGAGATTGAGGCCCTCGTGAATACGGAGTGGGAGCGCCCCACCGGCGATGGCGTCGGTGAGGTCAACGCCGATCACGCGTGGGCTAAGGATTCCTACCTCGCGCATCTCGTGGGGGCTATTGGCACCGACCTGCGCGGCATGAAGATCGCGATCGACTGTGCGAACGGCGCCGCCTCCGAGCTGGGGCCGGCCGTTTTCCGTGAGCTTGGCGCCGACATCACCGTTATCAACGCCGAGCCTGACGGCCGCAACATCAACCTGCACGCCGGTTCGACGCACCCCGAGGCCCTGCAGGCTTCCGTCGTCGAGGCTGGCTGCGAGTTTGGTGTCGCTTACGACGGGGACGCGGACCGCTGCTTGGCCGTCGACCACGAGGGCAACCTGATCGACGGCGATAAGATCATGGGCGCGCTGGCCGTGAACGCCAAGGAGCGCGGCGCGCTCGCCAAGGACACGCTGGTCGTCACCGTCATGAGTAACCTGGGCCTGCTCATCGCCATGCGCGAGGCCGGCATCACGACCGTGCAGACGGGCGTGGGTGACCGCTACGTGCTTGAGGAGATGCTGGCGTCCGGGTATTCGCTCGGTGGGGAGCAGTCGGGCCACATCATTGCCCGCGACCACGCGACGACGGGTGATGGCATCTTGTCGTCGCTGCTCGTTTCGCGCATGGTCAAGGAGTCCGGCCGTTCGCTGGCCGACCTGACATCCTTCATTAAGCGCCTGCCGCAAACCCTCATCAACGTGGGTGGCGTGGACCGTGCGGCCGCATCGTCGAACCAGGCCGTCGCCGAGGCCGTGGCTGTCGCCGAGGCTCGCCTGGGCGACAACGGCCGTGTCCTGCTGCGCCCGTCGGGTACCGAGCCCCTGGTGCGCGTCATGGTCGAGGCGGCGACCCAGGAGGAGGCAGACTCTGTGGCCTCCTCGCTGGCGGACGTCGTCAAGGAAAACCTCGCGCTGTGA
- a CDS encoding DUF4862 family protein — protein MEIPFILGAYASHPAPELEADYYQLLADQPWVSGVEIPYPGQLATQADVLAAHLAPHWDFNTITAIPGTMQHVWKDATFGLASPDEEGRQAALAFTRALCDDLDDLCDKAGRLLVGRVQLHSAPTRLADAEAFKRSLEEVVGWDWSGATLVVEHCDKYVPEQKPEKGFLSLGDEIDVVAEVGIGIHLNWGRSAVEGRDAETAYQHVREAGALGVLDGVIFSGAGPEETQYGYAWIDGHLPAQADEPTSLMDTEQIGRCAQAALAGGAEYLGAKVCVPKDASLAKRLAMLEGIYRACHLQGSDG, from the coding sequence GTGGAAATTCCGTTTATTCTCGGGGCCTACGCGTCGCATCCGGCGCCTGAGCTCGAAGCCGACTACTACCAGCTTCTCGCCGACCAACCCTGGGTCAGCGGCGTGGAGATCCCCTACCCGGGGCAGCTCGCCACCCAGGCCGACGTGCTGGCCGCTCACTTGGCGCCGCATTGGGATTTCAACACCATCACGGCGATCCCCGGCACCATGCAACACGTGTGGAAGGACGCCACCTTCGGCCTGGCCTCGCCCGACGAGGAGGGCAGGCAGGCCGCCCTGGCCTTTACCCGGGCGCTGTGCGACGACCTCGACGACCTGTGCGACAAGGCCGGGCGCCTGCTGGTTGGGCGGGTGCAGCTGCACTCGGCGCCCACGCGCCTGGCGGACGCCGAGGCCTTCAAGCGCTCGCTCGAGGAGGTCGTGGGCTGGGACTGGAGTGGGGCGACTCTGGTCGTCGAGCACTGCGACAAGTACGTGCCGGAACAAAAGCCCGAGAAGGGTTTCCTCTCCCTGGGCGACGAGATCGACGTCGTCGCCGAGGTCGGCATCGGCATCCACCTGAACTGGGGTCGCTCCGCCGTGGAAGGACGCGACGCGGAGACCGCCTACCAGCACGTGCGTGAAGCGGGCGCGCTCGGGGTGCTCGACGGCGTCATCTTCTCGGGCGCGGGCCCGGAGGAGACACAGTACGGGTACGCCTGGATCGACGGGCACCTGCCCGCACAGGCCGACGAGCCGACCTCCCTCATGGACACCGAGCAGATCGGTCGCTGCGCCCAGGCGGCGCTCGCGGGTGGCGCGGAGTATCTCGGCGCGAAGGTCTGCGTCCCCAAGGACGCCTCCCTTGCCAAGCGCCTGGCCATGCTGGAGGGTATCTACCGGGCCTGCCACCTCCAGGGGAGTGACGGTTGA
- a CDS encoding glycoside hydrolase family 2 TIM barrel-domain containing protein, translated as MMIPSYAPGAGALLPPRAHLADDPGVISLDGTWVFAFYPTDPEPFVNLEEPWAEPAGQTEMRNIDVPSHWVLRGDGAYGRPAYTNVDFPFPVDPPFPPGINPVGDYRRTFELPAHWQGGVVALRFDGVDSQATVWVNGTWVGMARGSRLAHEFDVTGLVVPGVNRVTVRVHQFSAGSYLEDQDQWWLPGIFRSVSLRHLTPGVIEDLWVDTDYEAGVGYASVEARVLGAQEDSLVGRLDIDGLGSCMLALERREDGRYRSGRLAVGDVRPWSAHDPALYDARVCVGGRGGLADAERALRLGFRRVSIEEGVLMANGAPLTLNGVNRHEVRADEGRVFDEQWARADLALMKTMGINAIRTSHYPPHPRLLDLADEIGLWVMLEGDIETHGFEGVGEWVDNPSSDPAWAPAYLDRTMRAFERDKNHPSIMSWSLGNESGTGPNLAACARWIHERTGGCAIVHYEGDHALQYTDIYSRMYPTLEEVAAVLDDSDLTSPVAVPTHVAADVDDAARERIRCAPYLMCEYLHAMGTGPGNAAGYAAQMSHRRHAGGFVWEWRDHALWRTLPDGRRALSYGGDFGEEVHDGNFVCDGLVDALSRPYAGTWAWVSAMAPDAPALAAAINESRSGSQEQEAHLRALLDAAVTPVSSAKDADGAFRLAEDGRLSRVGDMPVSVGISVFRAPTDNDRGRGPVDYWGIDTDDMGSLGVGRGEAGTSHAMRWERERLHLLRRRLVSIEEEGIIRRVVERWSPPAAQFGATLVWEYSPVRLGQDMGRGLRVSLRIAPYGRWPERVPRLGVRVELPGSSWEASWLGETLIAYSDMAVPDARGCGHGEASDLWDVGVRPQEGGHRRDVEALSLRGQTGELVVLPASPLGWSVSPWSERELAQASHWEELPASERLFLWLDVFQDGIGTRSCGPDSRPEFAGRMRDCEVTFVIAQVGGD; from the coding sequence ATGATGATACCTTCCTATGCCCCCGGCGCGGGCGCTCTTCTGCCGCCACGCGCCCATCTGGCCGACGACCCGGGTGTGATCAGCCTGGATGGCACGTGGGTCTTCGCCTTTTATCCCACCGATCCGGAGCCATTTGTCAACCTCGAGGAACCCTGGGCCGAGCCCGCGGGCCAGACCGAGATGCGCAACATCGACGTCCCCAGCCACTGGGTCTTGCGAGGGGATGGGGCCTACGGTCGCCCCGCCTACACAAACGTCGACTTCCCCTTCCCGGTGGACCCGCCCTTCCCTCCCGGCATCAACCCCGTCGGCGACTACCGGCGCACCTTCGAGCTTCCGGCCCACTGGCAGGGCGGCGTCGTTGCTCTGCGTTTCGACGGGGTTGACAGCCAAGCCACCGTCTGGGTCAACGGCACGTGGGTTGGTATGGCCCGCGGCTCGCGCCTGGCCCACGAGTTTGACGTCACGGGCCTCGTCGTCCCCGGCGTCAACAGGGTCACTGTGCGCGTCCACCAGTTCAGCGCCGGTTCCTACCTGGAGGATCAGGACCAGTGGTGGCTGCCCGGAATCTTCCGCTCCGTTAGCCTGCGCCACCTCACTCCCGGCGTGATCGAGGACCTGTGGGTCGACACCGACTACGAGGCCGGGGTCGGGTATGCGAGCGTCGAGGCTCGGGTGCTCGGCGCGCAGGAGGACTCCCTGGTGGGCCGCCTGGACATCGACGGCCTCGGCTCTTGCATGCTTGCCCTTGAGCGCCGCGAGGATGGGCGCTACCGCTCCGGCCGCCTCGCCGTGGGGGACGTGCGCCCGTGGAGCGCGCACGACCCAGCCCTCTACGACGCCCGCGTGTGCGTGGGAGGGCGTGGGGGCCTCGCCGATGCGGAGCGCGCCCTGCGCCTCGGATTTCGCCGCGTGAGCATCGAGGAGGGAGTGCTGATGGCGAACGGCGCGCCCCTGACCCTTAACGGCGTCAACCGCCACGAGGTGCGCGCCGACGAGGGCCGCGTCTTCGACGAACAGTGGGCCCGCGCCGACCTGGCGCTCATGAAGACCATGGGAATCAACGCGATCCGCACCTCCCACTACCCCCCGCACCCGCGCCTGCTCGATCTGGCCGACGAGATCGGCCTGTGGGTCATGCTCGAGGGGGACATCGAAACCCACGGCTTCGAGGGGGTGGGGGAGTGGGTCGACAATCCCTCCAGCGACCCGGCCTGGGCGCCCGCCTACCTGGACCGCACGATGCGCGCCTTCGAGCGCGACAAGAACCACCCCTCGATCATGAGCTGGAGCCTGGGCAACGAGTCGGGCACCGGGCCGAACCTGGCGGCCTGCGCCCGCTGGATTCACGAGCGCACCGGCGGGTGCGCCATCGTCCACTACGAGGGTGATCACGCCCTTCAATACACGGACATCTACTCGCGCATGTACCCCACGCTCGAGGAGGTCGCGGCCGTCCTGGACGACTCCGACCTGACCTCGCCGGTCGCCGTTCCCACGCACGTGGCCGCCGACGTGGACGACGCGGCGCGCGAGCGCATCCGGTGCGCCCCCTACCTCATGTGCGAATACCTCCACGCGATGGGAACCGGCCCCGGGAATGCCGCCGGCTATGCGGCGCAGATGAGCCACCGGCGCCACGCCGGCGGCTTCGTGTGGGAATGGCGCGACCACGCCCTGTGGCGCACGCTGCCCGACGGTCGCCGCGCCCTGTCCTACGGCGGCGACTTCGGCGAAGAGGTCCACGACGGTAACTTCGTGTGTGACGGCCTGGTCGACGCGCTCTCGCGCCCCTACGCGGGCACGTGGGCCTGGGTGTCCGCGATGGCTCCCGACGCACCCGCGCTCGCCGCGGCCATCAACGAGAGTCGCTCCGGATCGCAAGAGCAGGAGGCGCACCTGCGCGCGCTCCTGGACGCTGCCGTTACTCCCGTGTCCTCTGCGAAGGATGCGGATGGCGCTTTCCGCCTCGCCGAGGATGGGCGCCTGTCCCGCGTCGGCGATATGCCCGTGAGCGTCGGCATCAGCGTCTTCCGGGCCCCCACCGACAACGATCGGGGCCGAGGCCCCGTCGACTATTGGGGAATCGACACGGATGACATGGGCTCCCTCGGAGTCGGGCGCGGTGAGGCCGGCACTTCGCACGCGATGCGCTGGGAGCGGGAGCGCCTGCACCTGCTGCGCCGACGCCTCGTCTCCATCGAGGAGGAGGGGATTATCCGCCGCGTCGTCGAGCGATGGTCGCCGCCCGCCGCCCAATTCGGCGCCACTCTGGTGTGGGAGTACTCGCCCGTGCGGCTCGGCCAGGATATGGGCCGAGGCCTGCGCGTCTCCTTGCGCATTGCCCCCTACGGGCGCTGGCCTGAGCGAGTACCCAGGCTGGGCGTGCGCGTCGAATTGCCCGGGTCGTCGTGGGAGGCCTCCTGGCTGGGAGAGACCCTCATCGCTTACTCCGACATGGCCGTGCCCGACGCTCGCGGGTGTGGGCATGGCGAGGCCTCGGACCTGTGGGACGTGGGTGTGCGCCCCCAGGAGGGTGGGCATCGGCGCGATGTGGAGGCCCTCTCTCTGCGGGGGCAGACAGGCGAGCTTGTTGTCCTTCCCGCGTCTCCGCTCGGGTGGAGCGTGAGCCCGTGGAGTGAGCGCGAGCTGGCCCAGGCCTCGCACTGGGAAGAGCTGCCCGCGAGCGAGCGCCTGTTCCTGTGGCTTGACGTCTTCCAAGATGGTATCGGGACGCGATCGTGCGGCCCTGACTCTCGTCCGGAGTTCGCCGGGCGCATGCGCGACTGCGAGGTGACATTCGTGATCGCGCAGGTTGGGGGTGATTGA
- the rplM gene encoding 50S ribosomal protein L13, which translates to MRTYSPKPGDADKKWYVIDATDVVLGRLAAQTAALLRGKHKPTFAPHMDMGDNVIIINADKVALTGKKLDQKMAYRHSGRPGGLTATAYRDLLAAAPERAVEKAVKGMLPHNSLGRAQFKKLHVYAGPEHPHAGQSPVPYELTQVAQ; encoded by the coding sequence GTGCGCACCTATTCACCCAAGCCTGGGGACGCGGACAAGAAGTGGTACGTCATTGACGCCACCGACGTCGTCCTCGGTCGCCTGGCAGCCCAGACCGCTGCCCTCCTCCGTGGGAAGCACAAGCCGACGTTCGCCCCTCACATGGACATGGGCGACAACGTCATCATCATCAACGCGGACAAGGTTGCCCTCACCGGCAAGAAGCTCGACCAGAAGATGGCTTACCGTCACTCCGGTCGTCCCGGCGGCCTGACCGCGACCGCTTACCGTGACCTCCTCGCCGCGGCGCCCGAGCGCGCCGTCGAGAAGGCCGTTAAGGGCATGCTTCCTCACAACTCCCTCGGCCGCGCGCAGTTCAAGAAGCTGCACGTTTACGCTGGCCCGGAGCACCCCCACGCCGGCCAGTCGCCGGTTCCCTACGAACTGACCCAGGTCGCTCAGTGA
- a CDS encoding LacI family DNA-binding transcriptional regulator, which yields MERATRADVARAAGVAPSTVSLVLNGRGRDVKIAPATIERVQQAARTLNYIPNAAARSLRRGKSHLIALLMAELPDDPFVPVVHTVLTTAMIDIQQRGYLLLPLFQSGDGASDAEVIRGVLGDTQLAGIIRETTSAEAFTSRLLANLGIPVVAMSMIEANPTGSESSLIRIDEGAGVQDILNSCALIDPNSGAGSGRAVFLAGPNTNHARQHPIAHAFGTNFTLYSLPDWEASTAYQASVRLLTEDPSISLIALADDSQAPGVFQAADDLGLSIPADLSILGFGNQDHRNAEAMGLTTVDWPLKEMTEAAVTSIINVIEGRSPTNDIHPRAVAVTEETTPASSQPIPVATIPTHPVWRSSVARRA from the coding sequence ATGGAGCGCGCAACCCGAGCCGACGTCGCTCGCGCAGCAGGCGTCGCACCCTCCACCGTCTCACTCGTTCTCAACGGACGAGGCCGGGATGTCAAGATCGCTCCCGCGACCATCGAACGCGTCCAACAGGCCGCCCGCACCCTCAACTACATCCCCAACGCCGCCGCCCGCTCCCTGCGCCGCGGCAAGTCCCACCTCATCGCGCTCCTCATGGCCGAGCTGCCCGACGACCCCTTCGTCCCCGTCGTCCACACCGTCCTCACCACCGCGATGATCGACATCCAGCAGCGCGGCTACCTCCTCCTCCCCCTCTTCCAGTCCGGCGACGGCGCCTCCGACGCCGAAGTCATCCGAGGGGTCCTAGGCGACACACAGCTCGCAGGCATCATCCGCGAGACCACCTCCGCCGAAGCCTTCACCTCCCGCCTCCTTGCCAACCTCGGTATCCCCGTCGTCGCCATGTCCATGATCGAGGCCAACCCCACCGGGTCCGAATCCTCCCTCATCCGCATCGACGAAGGCGCCGGCGTTCAAGACATCCTCAACTCCTGCGCCCTCATCGACCCGAACTCCGGCGCCGGCTCCGGGCGCGCCGTCTTCCTCGCCGGCCCCAACACCAACCACGCCCGCCAACACCCCATCGCACACGCCTTCGGCACCAACTTCACCCTCTACTCCCTGCCCGACTGGGAGGCATCCACGGCCTACCAGGCCTCCGTGCGACTCCTCACCGAGGACCCCAGCATCTCCCTCATCGCGCTCGCCGACGACTCGCAGGCACCCGGCGTCTTCCAGGCCGCCGACGACCTCGGCCTGTCCATCCCCGCCGACCTGTCCATCCTCGGCTTCGGCAACCAGGACCACCGGAACGCCGAAGCCATGGGACTGACCACCGTCGACTGGCCCCTCAAGGAGATGACCGAGGCCGCCGTCACCTCCATCATCAACGTCATTGAGGGACGCTCGCCCACCAACGACATCCACCCCCGAGCCGTCGCCGTGACCGAGGAAACCACCCCAGCCTCGTCCCAGCCCATCCCCGTCGCGACCATCCCGACCCACCCCGTGTGGCGCAGTTCGGTCGCCCGGCGCGCCTAG
- the truA gene encoding tRNA pseudouridine(38-40) synthase TruA, which produces MSARRLRLDLGYDGTDFRGWAAQPGLRTVQGEIEAALAMASREEITTTVAGRTDAGVHARHQVCHLDVSDEAWARLAPRGGESADAATASSIVRRLNKILSGRYGERARGRDLPAARGTCDVRIYSAAVVDPSFDARFSALGRSYAYRVSDRPEPLGRWDRLWVEDPLDEAAMNEAGAALLGEHDFLGFCRPREGATTIRTLRALRAERESEGTLVFTVEADAFCHSMVRSLVGALLLVGSGARDTDYPAQILRARSRSQAAPIAPAHGLTLEGVDYPDPSQWGARALQTRSRRDTCCGDDS; this is translated from the coding sequence GTGAGCGCACGGCGCCTGCGCCTGGACCTCGGCTACGACGGCACCGACTTTCGCGGGTGGGCCGCCCAGCCCGGCCTGCGTACAGTCCAGGGCGAGATCGAGGCGGCTCTCGCCATGGCTTCGCGCGAGGAGATCACGACGACGGTCGCCGGGCGCACCGACGCGGGCGTGCACGCCCGCCACCAGGTCTGTCACCTCGACGTTAGTGACGAGGCCTGGGCGCGGCTTGCCCCCAGGGGAGGGGAGAGCGCGGACGCGGCCACGGCCTCGTCCATCGTGCGCAGGCTCAACAAGATCCTCTCGGGGCGCTACGGTGAACGCGCGCGTGGGCGTGACCTGCCGGCCGCGCGCGGCACGTGCGACGTGCGCATCTACTCGGCGGCCGTCGTCGACCCGAGCTTCGACGCGCGCTTCTCCGCGCTTGGGCGCTCCTACGCCTACCGGGTGTCAGACCGTCCCGAGCCGCTCGGGCGCTGGGATCGCCTCTGGGTCGAGGACCCGCTCGACGAGGCGGCGATGAACGAGGCCGGGGCCGCCCTCCTCGGGGAACACGACTTTCTCGGGTTCTGCCGCCCGCGCGAGGGGGCCACGACGATCCGGACGCTGCGTGCTCTGCGCGCCGAGCGCGAGTCGGAGGGCACCCTCGTCTTCACCGTCGAGGCCGACGCCTTTTGTCACTCGATGGTGCGCTCCCTCGTCGGCGCCCTCCTCCTGGTGGGCTCCGGCGCGCGCGACACCGACTACCCGGCCCAGATCCTGCGCGCCCGCTCGCGCTCCCAGGCCGCGCCCATCGCGCCCGCTCATGGGCTCACCCTCGAAGGCGTCGACTACCCCGATCCCTCCCAGTGGGGTGCCCGCGCGCTCCAGACCCGGTCCAGGCGCGACACCTGCTGCGGCGACGACAGCTGA
- a CDS encoding ROK family protein: MTREMTLAIDCGGGGIKGSVVDERGTMIAPPHRVPTPYPLPPELLVDTAVGLARELPAATRVTMGMPGMIRHGVVIATPHYITRDGPRSRVLPELVERWDHFDMGSAIEQALGLPTKVLNDAEVAGAGAITGRGLEMIITLGTGLGNAVFDGGQLAPHVEVSQGPVRWGLTYDDYIGEHERLRLGDVHWSRRVRRVVDGLRPMYMWDRLYLGGGNSKRITASNLRLMGDDVIVVPNDAGIIGGVRAWEL; the protein is encoded by the coding sequence ATGACACGTGAGATGACGTTGGCGATTGATTGCGGTGGCGGAGGCATCAAAGGGTCCGTCGTGGACGAGCGGGGCACGATGATTGCGCCGCCTCACAGGGTTCCGACCCCGTACCCGCTGCCGCCCGAGCTCCTCGTCGATACGGCCGTCGGCCTCGCCCGCGAGCTCCCAGCGGCGACGCGCGTCACGATGGGGATGCCGGGGATGATCCGCCACGGGGTCGTCATCGCGACCCCGCATTACATCACGCGCGACGGACCGCGCTCGCGCGTGCTGCCTGAGCTGGTGGAACGCTGGGATCACTTCGACATGGGCAGCGCGATCGAGCAGGCACTCGGCTTGCCCACGAAGGTCCTCAACGACGCTGAGGTCGCCGGCGCGGGCGCAATCACGGGACGAGGCCTCGAAATGATCATCACCCTGGGCACCGGCTTGGGGAACGCGGTGTTCGACGGCGGGCAGCTCGCACCCCACGTTGAGGTCTCCCAGGGGCCCGTGCGCTGGGGCCTGACCTACGACGACTACATCGGCGAGCACGAGCGCCTGCGCCTCGGTGACGTGCACTGGTCGCGCCGCGTTCGCCGCGTCGTCGACGGCCTGCGGCCCATGTACATGTGGGATCGCCTGTATCTGGGCGGCGGCAACTCGAAGCGCATCACGGCCTCGAACCTGCGCCTCATGGGCGATGACGTGATCGTCGTGCCCAACGATGCGGGCATCATCGGCGGCGTGCGGGCGTGGGAGCTGTGA
- the rpsI gene encoding 30S ribosomal protein S9, with amino-acid sequence MAETIVSAELDEEVVPSSYTSETESAPAGAGQSITAPGAGLGRRKEAVARVRLVPGSGKWTINGRTLEDYFPNKLHQQLVKSPFVLLDIDGRFDVIARINGGGISGQAGALRLGVSRALNEIDRDANRPALKKAGFLTRDARAIERKKAGLKKARKASQFSKR; translated from the coding sequence GTGGCTGAGACCATCGTTTCCGCTGAGCTGGACGAGGAAGTCGTCCCCAGCTCCTACACGTCCGAGACCGAGTCGGCTCCCGCCGGCGCCGGTCAGTCCATCACCGCGCCCGGCGCGGGCCTGGGCCGCCGCAAGGAGGCCGTCGCCCGCGTTCGCCTGGTCCCCGGCTCCGGCAAGTGGACCATCAACGGTCGCACCCTCGAGGACTACTTCCCCAACAAGCTGCACCAGCAGCTGGTGAAGTCCCCCTTCGTGCTGCTCGACATTGACGGCCGCTTCGACGTCATCGCCCGCATCAACGGCGGCGGCATCTCCGGCCAGGCCGGCGCCCTGCGCCTCGGCGTGTCGCGCGCCCTCAACGAGATCGACCGCGACGCCAACCGTCCGGCCCTCAAGAAGGCCGGCTTCCTGACCCGCGACGCCCGCGCCATCGAGCGTAAGAAGGCAGGCCTCAAGAAGGCCCGCAAGGCTTCGCAGTTCTCGAAGCGCTGA